One window from the genome of Leptospiraceae bacterium encodes:
- a CDS encoding insulinase family protein — translation MKKKSPSQSQSLKKGKFKTKLKKEIFHFQKSTELKSFEPIHFKVNDIHIGFIPKSGSLVYLQIVNRTGSQVEKPNEWGYSHILEHMLFKGTKHYPNSIEFIHSYNKLGAHLNAYTDYDHTNYFLSILKENFHKGFPIISDMYVNPLIPANELQKEIQPILSEYREAEDDPTQYLFEESMKHFLSEYHPILGTEKNIKEVQREDLIQFKTKYYGKVNTFITIVGDIDVESFLKEVELLFKDLPTSKKPSYPKAQYRPQELLLQKKGIQEGYFLMLFPALPYKHKDRIKQNFMNYILGGMDSSLLYVRVREELGLSCYEIYSSILRNQSFSILEIFAGIDPKQIEKLKEEVQLILQSLMNEYISDDLFMIAKNTIKTQIWSSIETIKGLSGYLLQSMLQDDYRNPVETLIEEIEAITKEDVLEIAQKTFSEKPLIAKLLPKK, via the coding sequence ATGAAAAAAAAATCCCCTTCCCAATCCCAATCCCTAAAGAAAGGAAAATTCAAAACAAAATTAAAAAAAGAGATCTTTCATTTTCAAAAATCTACTGAGCTCAAATCCTTTGAACCCATTCACTTCAAAGTAAACGATATTCATATTGGTTTTATCCCTAAAAGCGGAAGTCTCGTTTATTTGCAAATTGTCAATAGAACAGGCTCACAAGTTGAAAAACCAAATGAATGGGGTTATAGCCATATATTAGAACACATGCTATTTAAAGGAACCAAACATTATCCTAATAGCATTGAGTTTATCCACTCCTACAACAAATTAGGTGCACATTTGAATGCATATACTGATTATGATCATACAAATTATTTTCTTTCAATTTTGAAAGAAAACTTTCACAAAGGCTTTCCCATTATTTCAGATATGTATGTGAATCCTTTGATTCCTGCAAATGAACTCCAAAAAGAAATTCAGCCTATTTTAAGTGAATACCGAGAAGCAGAAGACGACCCTACCCAATATCTTTTCGAAGAATCCATGAAGCACTTTCTTTCCGAGTATCATCCCATTTTAGGGACAGAAAAAAATATAAAAGAAGTTCAACGAGAAGATTTGATACAATTCAAAACAAAATACTACGGAAAGGTGAATACTTTTATTACTATTGTTGGGGATATTGATGTTGAGTCATTTCTAAAAGAAGTAGAATTATTATTTAAAGATTTGCCAACCTCCAAAAAACCTTCCTATCCAAAAGCACAATATCGACCACAAGAACTCCTCTTACAGAAAAAAGGAATTCAAGAAGGGTATTTTCTTATGCTTTTTCCTGCTCTTCCGTATAAACACAAGGACAGAATCAAGCAGAATTTTATGAATTATATTTTGGGTGGTATGGATTCTTCGCTTTTGTATGTCCGAGTTCGAGAAGAATTGGGTTTATCTTGCTATGAAATTTACTCGAGCATTTTGCGAAATCAGTCCTTTTCTATTTTGGAAATCTTTGCAGGTATTGATCCCAAACAAATCGAAAAACTAAAAGAGGAGGTCCAGTTAATACTCCAATCCCTTATGAATGAGTATATTAGTGATGATCTTTTCATGATCGCAAAAAATACTATCAAAACTCAGATTTGGTCCTCGATTGAAACTATCAAAGGACTAAGCGGTTATTTACTACAAAGTATGTTACAAGATGATTATCGAAACCCTGTAGAAACTTTGATAGAAGAAATAGAAGCCATCACAAAAGAAGATGTTTTAGAGATAGCCCAAAAAACCTTTTCAGAAAAACCTCTTATAGCGAAACTACTTCCTAAGAAATGA
- a CDS encoding FecR family protein has protein sequence MTSKAPYYIKFKPSKKDYIFFVIAFLIIGILSYLLYKDIYATYVVEEEPIGKIVFKKRTALRKLQTQNLWELLQNEYPVYNGDSIKTEEFSEAVLKLKDGTEIALNENSFIVINFTKEETKIDFNYGSLETKTAETNVKVKTGDSEIDLKSAEAKITNTKESVNIQLQQGKAEFIKEGKKEEIKKDEVLIAQKTEDKIVKTKMKLNLIKPLEDERFFTTTKDKVIEFEYQGDPEINYELWVSMNSMFRPTLIKIPIKRIAQIQLKPGTYYWKIVEKNQDHTLFPYRKFVVFQKEKPQLFTPKNLEIFKTKTELNINFSWSKLELAKGYELLIDTNPNFTNPKRISTFVNNVNVPIDVQTQTYYWKVIALGVLEELTETSDVQSFQIQELEKFKPAKLISPLNEYFLHTKTKNYVFKWWVDSPNKQTIQIAKDSKFNEILFEQSNITVSTFDVKREFPTGTYYWRIINEDKIPSDVGTFFVIETPRLTLSFPRNNELFLFEDAKEIPLKWSYELREVEFIVSLAKEPNFQKPLLTNKTLKEEFLVPSNLLNSEGEYFWRVDIRKLNTNDVLDTQSSKFFMYFLPKPTRIIIPKNNETFNLLSVNQISIQWERAKHVDYYEYELLKAGTPILKNRTNQNQVVLTNLEDFGIGVYDFRVKGVRKIQERIIPTNEVGVRFVLEYQIQSKPEFLTPERIVIE, from the coding sequence ATGACCTCCAAAGCACCCTATTACATCAAATTCAAACCAAGTAAAAAGGATTATATTTTCTTTGTTATAGCTTTTTTGATCATAGGAATTCTGAGTTATCTACTATACAAAGATATTTATGCCACTTATGTTGTTGAGGAAGAGCCAATCGGGAAGATTGTTTTCAAAAAGAGGACAGCTCTGAGAAAACTTCAAACCCAAAATCTTTGGGAATTACTCCAAAATGAATATCCCGTGTATAACGGAGACTCCATCAAAACAGAAGAGTTTTCAGAAGCTGTTTTGAAACTTAAAGACGGAACTGAAATTGCCCTAAATGAAAACTCTTTCATCGTGATCAATTTCACAAAAGAAGAAACCAAGATCGATTTTAATTACGGGAGCTTAGAAACGAAAACTGCAGAAACCAACGTGAAAGTCAAAACCGGAGATTCGGAAATCGATTTAAAATCAGCGGAGGCGAAAATCACCAACACCAAAGAAAGTGTAAACATCCAACTACAACAAGGAAAAGCCGAATTTATCAAAGAAGGAAAAAAAGAAGAAATCAAAAAAGATGAAGTCTTAATCGCTCAAAAAACCGAAGATAAAATCGTAAAAACCAAAATGAAGCTAAACTTGATAAAACCCTTAGAGGATGAACGATTCTTCACAACCACGAAAGATAAAGTAATTGAGTTTGAATACCAAGGTGATCCTGAAATAAATTACGAGCTCTGGGTTTCTATGAATTCCATGTTTCGTCCAACTTTAATCAAAATCCCTATAAAAAGAATTGCCCAAATCCAACTTAAGCCTGGCACATACTACTGGAAGATCGTCGAGAAAAATCAAGATCACACGCTATTTCCTTATAGAAAATTCGTTGTTTTCCAAAAAGAAAAACCTCAGCTCTTCACACCAAAAAACTTAGAAATTTTCAAAACCAAAACCGAGTTGAATATAAATTTCTCTTGGTCAAAATTGGAATTAGCAAAAGGCTATGAACTCTTGATTGATACTAATCCAAATTTTACAAATCCCAAAAGGATTTCGACGTTTGTTAACAATGTGAATGTCCCAATTGACGTTCAAACTCAAACTTACTATTGGAAAGTTATTGCTTTAGGTGTCTTAGAAGAATTGACAGAAACTTCAGATGTACAATCTTTCCAAATCCAAGAACTTGAAAAATTCAAACCAGCAAAATTGATTTCCCCTTTAAACGAATATTTTCTTCATACAAAAACGAAAAATTATGTCTTCAAATGGTGGGTTGATTCACCCAATAAACAAACAATCCAAATTGCCAAAGATTCCAAATTTAATGAAATATTATTCGAACAAAGTAATATCACCGTTTCCACATTTGATGTAAAAAGAGAATTTCCTACTGGAACCTATTACTGGCGAATCATAAACGAAGATAAAATCCCTTCTGACGTGGGAACCTTTTTTGTCATCGAAACTCCCAGATTGACTTTGAGCTTCCCCAGAAATAACGAACTTTTTCTTTTTGAGGATGCAAAAGAAATTCCCCTGAAATGGTCCTATGAACTAAGAGAAGTAGAGTTTATAGTTTCTTTAGCAAAAGAACCCAACTTTCAAAAGCCTCTTTTAACAAATAAAACCCTAAAAGAAGAATTCCTTGTACCATCAAATCTATTGAACTCAGAAGGAGAATACTTCTGGAGAGTAGATATACGAAAATTAAATACAAATGATGTTTTAGACACCCAATCATCCAAGTTTTTTATGTATTTTCTACCTAAACCCACAAGAATCATAATTCCAAAAAATAACGAAACCTTTAATCTTCTGTCCGTAAATCAAATTTCAATCCAATGGGAAAGAGCGAAGCACGTTGATTACTATGAATACGAATTACTCAAAGCTGGAACTCCTATCTTGAAGAACCGAACCAATCAAAATCAAGTGGTCCTCACAAACTTAGAGGATTTCGGAATTGGAGTATACGATTTTCGTGTAAAAGGGGTTCGCAAAATCCAAGAACGAATTATACCAACGAACGAAGTGGGTGTAAGATTTGTTTTAGAATACCAAATTCAATCCAAACCTGAATTTTTAACACCAGAACGAATCGTAATTGAATGA
- the proB gene encoding glutamate 5-kinase yields MNRSAFLSEWDQIKRIVIKIGSNLIVDPNTEQIQFDLLNHLIDEILFLRNQQKEVILVSSGAIALGKKKIKTLIQNDSYQNPSVIKKQALASIGQIELMKFYQNLFDEKKILISQILITAKDFRDRETYLNIGHTLQEILKLNVLPVINENDTVSTDEIKFGDNDFLSAAVAALLNSQLLILLTSVEGFLINNQRVSFLDKIDSEIIKHAKGPQGFGSGGMYSKIKVGKLCQQAGLHLAILPGKEKHVLRRFYQGDDIGTLIYSTKRFLRARKKWLLFSRSKGAIIVDEGAEKALRYKNSSLLWAGIKNIEGSFTYGDVVEIKNQKQEILGRGIINIPSRILRNRLNHEQYPLKEFFPFEVIHRDDLILED; encoded by the coding sequence ATGAACCGAAGTGCATTTCTATCAGAATGGGATCAAATCAAAAGGATTGTGATCAAGATTGGCTCCAACTTGATTGTGGATCCAAACACTGAGCAAATTCAATTCGACTTATTAAATCATCTGATTGATGAAATTTTGTTTTTACGAAACCAACAGAAAGAAGTAATCCTTGTAAGTAGCGGTGCCATTGCTTTGGGGAAAAAGAAAATTAAAACTTTAATCCAAAATGATTCTTATCAAAATCCATCTGTCATAAAAAAGCAAGCCTTAGCATCCATTGGACAGATCGAATTGATGAAATTTTATCAGAACTTATTTGATGAGAAAAAAATTTTGATTTCGCAGATATTAATCACCGCAAAAGATTTTCGGGATCGGGAAACCTATCTTAACATTGGACATACCTTACAAGAGATCTTAAAATTAAATGTCCTTCCCGTAATCAATGAAAACGATACTGTATCAACAGATGAAATCAAATTTGGTGATAATGATTTTTTGTCTGCGGCGGTTGCGGCTTTATTGAACTCTCAGCTTTTGATTTTACTGACCTCTGTAGAAGGTTTTTTAATCAATAACCAAAGGGTTTCGTTTTTGGACAAAATTGATTCTGAAATCATCAAGCATGCAAAAGGACCACAAGGTTTTGGTAGTGGTGGGATGTATTCAAAAATCAAGGTTGGTAAGTTATGCCAACAAGCGGGACTACATCTGGCTATTCTTCCAGGTAAAGAAAAACATGTTTTGAGAAGATTCTATCAAGGAGATGATATTGGGACCTTGATATATTCTACAAAAAGATTTTTAAGAGCTCGAAAAAAATGGCTTTTGTTTTCTCGTTCCAAAGGGGCTATCATTGTCGATGAAGGAGCTGAGAAGGCTTTACGCTATAAGAATTCGTCCCTTCTGTGGGCTGGCATCAAAAACATCGAAGGAAGCTTTACTTATGGCGATGTTGTAGAAATCAAAAATCAAAAGCAAGAAATTTTAGGACGAGGCATCATTAACATACCTTCACGCATCTTAAGAAATAGATTGAATCATGAACAATATCCTTTAAAAGAGTTCTTTCCCTTTGAGGTGATTCATCGTGATGATTTAATTTTAGAAGATTAA
- a CDS encoding alpha/beta fold hydrolase has product MVTHEIYYKIPKMLQNNFLQTSLSSLKFGNQAKFLSQLSKIELIITKDNTRLLGYFTPSTTKQRVKGIVILLHGWEGSSDSSYILRMGNFLITNGFHVFRLNFRDHGNTHHLNEGLFMGTLIEEVYDAIMQIMNRYSLPTFIIGFSLGGNFAIRFALLYSQRKKQKRQENGRLEFVFAVSPAIDPKKSTMVIDEDKIYKSYFLSKWKQSLKLKEYYFPYLYHFQPLLKIDSLMELTEKGILKYTKYKSVEEYFAKYTLTNFSYENLSIPIYILTSKDDPIIPVEDFQFFKDIPNIHLYITDKGGHNGFIMDFQFHTYYMDLFFDIYRNRVLTYFF; this is encoded by the coding sequence ATGGTGACTCACGAAATCTACTATAAAATCCCCAAGATGTTGCAGAACAATTTCTTGCAAACCAGTCTTTCTTCTTTAAAGTTTGGAAATCAAGCAAAGTTTTTAAGTCAACTTTCCAAAATCGAACTAATTATAACGAAAGATAATACCAGACTTTTGGGATACTTCACTCCGTCGACCACAAAACAAAGAGTAAAAGGGATTGTGATACTACTACATGGCTGGGAAGGAAGTAGTGATTCTTCTTATATTTTGAGAATGGGGAACTTTCTTATCACGAATGGATTCCATGTCTTTCGGCTTAATTTCCGCGATCATGGAAACACCCATCACTTAAATGAAGGGCTTTTCATGGGAACTCTGATTGAAGAAGTCTATGATGCCATCATGCAAATCATGAATCGCTACTCCCTACCAACGTTTATTATTGGTTTTTCTTTGGGAGGGAATTTCGCTATTCGATTTGCTCTACTTTATAGCCAAAGAAAAAAACAAAAAAGACAAGAAAATGGTCGCCTAGAATTTGTGTTTGCTGTATCCCCTGCTATAGATCCAAAAAAATCCACTATGGTGATTGATGAAGATAAAATCTATAAATCCTATTTTCTTAGTAAATGGAAACAATCTTTAAAACTTAAAGAATACTACTTCCCTTACCTTTACCATTTTCAGCCACTTCTCAAAATTGATTCTTTGATGGAACTCACAGAAAAAGGTATCTTAAAATACACCAAATACAAATCCGTAGAAGAATATTTTGCGAAATATACATTAACAAACTTTTCCTACGAAAATTTAAGTATTCCTATTTACATCCTCACATCCAAAGACGATCCTATCATTCCCGTTGAAGACTTTCAGTTCTTTAAAGATATTCCCAATATTCATTTGTACATTACGGATAAAGGTGGACACAATGGCTTTATCATGGACTTTCAATTTCATACATATTACATGGATTTGTTTTTCGACATTTATCGAAATCGGGTATTGACGTATTTCTTTTGA
- a CDS encoding HAMP domain-containing protein, protein MRILPKNIHYKVYITKTEIEEIFSSSNQDIIRTFCEKTKKNDIRKIILIVPKFNQDYEKYAIHCIQNNIQVVVLLERNLLAHQDKIFEYLKENERTILIFSKESEQLKKIFEKKFSHDPFHDDGRFLNLEQEILEEITRIKNKETETKNTPQTTQLEFEQVNESQKDLETIEKLEKTDPTTNETTKHLKETEIKINENKNNTNTLNEKPKMEQKEIHTTKEKKENIQIIKNIDFSTSGKEGFKLSKFTIRIKLLGIISVLVTLSLSLMIFIASYFFKRDIETQIQTNNSNLVQILGQKLEDLVNQIYITSEFIYQNHMKSNETYIDLFTFENPYIYSIAILKAQDINFTIQKWLNNYNLMQADALIREDFEGLISIYNEKIQQSLTNTFNLFNVSKVLNKPVLLMIAPIKFEPNTYALIFLNARKIINDFPSQVGSQTLLVNRYSELLIHSDINITLLQANVQDLPIIQTMQKSTVDNGLYTFPFGGKEYIGAFKKLAVGGMGIVSITESDIAFQQVFATQRRNLYILGIVLVLSVVIVYFFANNISIPLKELAFATGRVEEEDYSVRVVPRSKDEVGLVAYSFNKMVKGLEERERMKDAFGRFVNKEIAEKALRGEIQLGGEKKVCTIFFSDLRGFTAMSEKMKPEEVVEYLNRYFTLMVDCVEKTHGIVDKFIGDAIMATWGAVYTEGNDTENAINAALMMRKALIEFNKYNKEHNLPVVNFGCGINTGEVISGQIGSEKRLEFTVIGDAVNLASRIEGLNKPFATDILISQDAYERVKDIFNVIKMPAIKVKGKDEPQTIYCVLGRKDDPTAPKTLEELRQIAGIHWKPQITEDQSVLEDDKEEKFEILDKSKSSKDKK, encoded by the coding sequence ATGAGAATACTTCCAAAAAACATCCATTACAAAGTTTATATTACAAAAACTGAGATTGAAGAAATTTTTTCTTCGTCAAATCAAGATATCATACGAACTTTTTGTGAAAAAACAAAAAAAAATGATATTCGAAAAATCATACTTATAGTCCCGAAATTCAACCAAGATTATGAAAAATATGCCATACATTGCATCCAAAACAATATCCAAGTAGTTGTGTTGTTAGAGCGTAATCTTTTGGCTCATCAAGATAAAATCTTTGAGTATCTAAAAGAAAATGAACGAACTATACTTATTTTCTCAAAAGAGTCGGAGCAATTAAAAAAAATCTTTGAAAAGAAATTTTCTCATGACCCCTTTCACGATGACGGAAGATTTTTAAATCTTGAGCAGGAAATTTTAGAAGAAATCACACGAATCAAAAACAAGGAAACTGAAACTAAAAACACCCCTCAAACCACTCAATTAGAATTCGAACAAGTAAATGAAAGTCAAAAAGATTTAGAGACCATAGAAAAATTAGAAAAAACTGACCCAACAACAAACGAAACAACAAAACATCTGAAAGAAACAGAAATAAAAATCAATGAAAACAAAAATAACACAAATACTCTAAATGAAAAACCAAAAATGGAGCAAAAAGAAATACACACTACAAAAGAAAAAAAAGAAAATATTCAAATAATCAAAAATATTGATTTCTCTACTTCTGGAAAGGAAGGGTTTAAACTATCAAAATTTACGATTCGAATTAAACTATTAGGAATTATTAGTGTGTTAGTAACTCTATCGCTTTCTTTGATGATTTTTATTGCCTCTTACTTTTTCAAAAGAGATATAGAAACTCAAATCCAAACGAATAATAGCAATTTGGTTCAAATTTTGGGGCAGAAATTAGAAGACTTAGTCAACCAAATCTACATCACAAGTGAATTCATCTATCAAAACCACATGAAGTCAAATGAAACCTACATTGATCTTTTTACTTTCGAAAACCCTTATATTTATTCGATTGCCATTTTGAAAGCCCAAGATATAAATTTTACCATACAAAAATGGTTGAATAATTACAACTTAATGCAAGCTGATGCCTTAATTCGTGAGGATTTTGAGGGTTTGATTTCTATCTACAATGAGAAAATCCAACAATCCTTAACGAATACTTTTAATTTATTCAATGTTTCAAAAGTTTTAAATAAACCTGTGTTGTTAATGATAGCCCCCATCAAGTTTGAACCTAATACGTATGCTTTGATTTTTTTAAACGCAAGAAAAATCATCAATGACTTTCCTTCCCAAGTGGGAAGTCAAACTTTATTGGTGAATCGTTATTCAGAGCTGTTGATACATTCAGACATAAATATCACTCTACTTCAAGCTAATGTTCAGGATCTGCCCATCATCCAAACTATGCAAAAGAGCACAGTGGATAATGGGTTATATACTTTCCCTTTTGGTGGTAAGGAATATATAGGCGCTTTTAAAAAACTTGCTGTTGGAGGTATGGGGATTGTTTCTATTACGGAGTCGGATATTGCTTTTCAACAAGTTTTTGCCACTCAAAGAAGAAACCTATACATTTTAGGGATTGTCTTGGTTTTGAGTGTGGTAATTGTATACTTTTTTGCGAATAATATTTCCATACCCTTGAAGGAACTTGCATTCGCAACTGGTCGAGTTGAAGAAGAAGACTATTCTGTTCGTGTAGTTCCAAGAAGCAAAGACGAGGTGGGATTAGTGGCTTATTCCTTCAACAAAATGGTGAAGGGGCTTGAAGAACGTGAGCGAATGAAAGATGCTTTCGGAAGATTCGTTAATAAAGAAATAGCTGAAAAAGCTCTGAGAGGTGAAATCCAATTAGGTGGAGAGAAAAAAGTTTGCACTATCTTTTTTTCCGATCTTCGGGGATTTACTGCGATGTCTGAGAAAATGAAACCAGAAGAGGTTGTGGAATACTTAAATCGCTATTTCACTCTGATGGTTGATTGTGTAGAAAAAACTCATGGCATTGTAGACAAATTCATTGGGGATGCCATCATGGCAACATGGGGTGCCGTCTATACAGAAGGAAATGATACCGAAAATGCCATTAATGCCGCACTCATGATGAGAAAAGCCCTAATTGAGTTCAATAAATACAACAAAGAACACAATCTTCCTGTGGTTAACTTTGGATGTGGTATCAATACTGGAGAAGTGATTTCCGGTCAAATTGGTTCCGAGAAACGTTTAGAATTCACTGTAATTGGAGATGCAGTTAACTTAGCAAGCCGAATTGAAGGACTCAACAAACCCTTTGCAACGGATATCTTAATATCCCAAGATGCTTATGAAAGAGTAAAAGACATTTTCAACGTTATAAAGATGCCCGCCATCAAAGTAAAGGGGAAAGATGAACCTCAAACCATTTACTGTGTTTTGGGAAGAAAAGATGATCCCACGGCTCCGAAAACCTTAGAAGAATTACGACAAATAGCAGGTATCCATTGGAAACCACAGATAACAGAGGATCAAAGTGTCCTCGAAGACGATAAAGAAGAAAAATTCGAAATTTTAGACAAATCAAAATCATCAAAAGATAAAAAATGA
- a CDS encoding L-threonylcarbamoyladenylate synthase, producing the protein MIISIEEAVEKLKQGEVVAIPTETVYGLAALATNENAVRKIFELKKRPLNNPLICHISSPNQLDEYVFLKDYHEPLFKFWPGPLTILFPKKTTIPEIVTGGSPYCGFRIPDHPIALEILRSVEKPIAAPSANPFTKLSPISAEMVRDYFQEKVDVVDGGICHVGIESTVVLFRDESTIEILRPGIFTKEDFESLGYEVIVSNQKKGGETLHSPGLLEKHYLPKIPLILLSKEFLDDFRKVSIIDYSQLLDEIITKNKVLPEKETLRNFLQEKQKMAFIVYGNFPHHDSVFHLSHNENLFEIAKNLYRTLHDLEKNFDGIVAFNVENRGLGFAINDRLRKASSWRINKMT; encoded by the coding sequence ATGATCATTTCTATTGAAGAAGCTGTAGAAAAACTAAAACAAGGCGAAGTTGTAGCAATCCCTACAGAAACGGTTTATGGTCTTGCCGCACTGGCAACGAACGAAAATGCGGTAAGAAAAATCTTTGAACTAAAAAAAAGACCCTTAAACAACCCTTTAATCTGTCATATTAGTTCTCCGAACCAGCTCGATGAATATGTCTTTTTAAAAGACTACCATGAACCTTTATTTAAATTTTGGCCAGGTCCTTTGACGATTCTTTTCCCAAAAAAAACGACGATCCCCGAGATAGTTACGGGAGGTTCACCCTATTGTGGATTTCGTATTCCTGATCATCCCATTGCTTTAGAAATCCTTCGTTCTGTTGAAAAGCCCATTGCCGCTCCTTCTGCCAATCCCTTTACGAAACTTAGTCCAATCAGTGCCGAAATGGTCAGGGATTACTTTCAAGAAAAAGTAGATGTAGTGGATGGAGGGATTTGTCATGTGGGAATAGAATCGACCGTGGTTTTATTTCGTGATGAAAGCACAATTGAAATTCTTCGTCCAGGCATCTTTACAAAAGAGGATTTTGAATCACTCGGTTATGAAGTTATTGTTTCAAATCAAAAAAAAGGAGGTGAAACCTTACACTCTCCAGGACTTTTAGAAAAACATTACCTTCCCAAAATTCCTTTGATCTTACTATCTAAAGAATTTCTCGATGATTTTCGTAAAGTTTCAATCATAGATTATTCACAATTATTAGATGAAATCATTACTAAAAATAAGGTTCTCCCAGAAAAAGAAACCCTACGAAATTTTTTACAAGAAAAACAAAAAATGGCTTTTATTGTATATGGAAATTTTCCACATCATGATAGTGTCTTTCATCTTTCACACAACGAAAACTTATTTGAGATAGCGAAAAATCTATATCGAACACTACATGATTTAGAAAAAAACTTTGATGGTATTGTTGCCTTTAATGTGGAAAATCGAGGTCTTGGTTTTGCCATCAATGATCGGTTAAGAAAAGCCTCAAGCTGGAGGATCAATAAAATGACTTGA